One genomic region from Nilaparvata lugens isolate BPH chromosome 3, ASM1435652v1, whole genome shotgun sequence encodes:
- the LOC111053002 gene encoding UNC93-like protein MFSD11 isoform X2 has translation MFTVTLWMAPSIVAVIGIRSSFLFASIGYTLYIIAFNVEEAWAIYGGAMLCGFGAGILWTAEGKYLVQNSDQRLMARNVGIFWVFFALSTFYGNIYAYFELDGKVYIDRATRHLLIYVLTGISSVSILMFMLLRPVKKEQEIAESEGPITALKKTWAVFTTKDMLILCIMFLYVGMQQAFVTGIYSPCIGFTLKFGTVSKQLVPLSGLCSGVGSLIGGSTQILMSDRISQYRAGRSVAALVGFASQLLAYSLILLNLPNSSVFGNTNELAIIESSTYIALACSVLLGLGDSCYNTQIYSLMAEMFPHDSAQSCALYTFTKGILVAASFYCSNSLGLYTQLAILAPSAAAAAVVYCYVDRITVQRTRPQLKIPISPSEELVGPA, from the exons ATGTTCACAGTCACATTATGGATGGCCCCTTCAATAGTTGCAGTTATTGGCATCAGAAGTTCATTTCTTTTCGCCTCAATCGGTTATAC ACTATACATAATTGCATTCAACGTAGAAGAAGCATGGGCGATCTATGGAGGAGCAATGCTCTGTGGATTTGGAGCAGGAATACTGTGGACAGCAGAAGGCAAATATCTCGTTCAAAACTCCGACCAAAGATTGATGGCAAGGAATGTTGGAATATTTTGGGTGTTTTTCGCCTTATC AACATTCTACGGAAATATCTACGCATATTTCGAGCTAGATGGAAAAGTATACATTGACAGAGCAACACGCCATCTTTTGATCTACGTTTTGACAGGCATATCAAGCGTATCCATATTGATGTTCATGCTGTTGAGACCAGTGAAAAAAGAACAGGAAATAGCAGAGTCAGAAGGGCCTATCACAGCGCTGAAGAAGACATGGGCTGTTTTCACCACAAAGGATATGCTGATTCTCTGTATAATGTTCCTATATGTTG GTATGCAACAAGCCTTCGTAACTGGAATCTACAGCCCGTGTATTGGATTCACATTAAAATTCGGCACAGTATCCAAACAACTGGTTCCTCTCTCTGGTCTTTGCAGCGGCGTGGGGAGCTTGATAG GAGGATCAACTCAAATCCTGATGAGCGACCGAATTAGCCAGTACAGAGCAGGACGCAGCGTGGCAGCTCTGGTTGGTTTCGCATCTCAGCTGCTAGCATACTctctaattttattgaatttgcccAATTCATCAGTGTTCGGAAACACAAATGAGTTGGCCATCATTGAGAGCAG TACTTACATTGCATTGGCGTGCAGTGTCCTTCTGGGGTTGGGAGACAGCTGCTACAACACTCAGATCTACTCGTTGATGGCTGAGATGTTTCCCCACGACAGTGCGCAGTCATGTGCTCTCTACACATTCACCAAG GGAATTCTTGTGGCAGCAAGTTTCTATTGCTCAAACAGCCTGGGTCTGTACACCCAGCTGGCCATTCTAGCCCCCAGTGCAGCAGCAGCTGCCGTTGTCTACTGCTATGTCGACAGGATAACTGTGCAGAGGACAAGACCTCAACTCAAAATACCTATTAGTCCCAGTGAGGAGTTGGTTGGTCCAGCGTAG
- the LOC111053002 gene encoding UNC93-like protein MFSD11 isoform X1, which yields MSCVVGIDDKLFNVIYLGICFMLLFAADFTVANMQKTLISSITDERPDFVVEGYTVLGVLYSMFTVTLWMAPSIVAVIGIRSSFLFASIGYTLYIIAFNVEEAWAIYGGAMLCGFGAGILWTAEGKYLVQNSDQRLMARNVGIFWVFFALSTFYGNIYAYFELDGKVYIDRATRHLLIYVLTGISSVSILMFMLLRPVKKEQEIAESEGPITALKKTWAVFTTKDMLILCIMFLYVGMQQAFVTGIYSPCIGFTLKFGTVSKQLVPLSGLCSGVGSLIGGSTQILMSDRISQYRAGRSVAALVGFASQLLAYSLILLNLPNSSVFGNTNELAIIESSTYIALACSVLLGLGDSCYNTQIYSLMAEMFPHDSAQSCALYTFTKGILVAASFYCSNSLGLYTQLAILAPSAAAAAVVYCYVDRITVQRTRPQLKIPISPSEELVGPA from the exons ATGTCGTGTGTTGTGGGAATCGACGACAAACTCTTCAATGTCATCTATTTGGGAATTTGTTTTATGCTGCTGTTTGCTGCTGATTTCACAGTTGCTAATATGCAG AAAACCTTAATATCGAGTATAACTGATGAAAGACCGGATTTCGTGGTTGAAGGATACACGGTGCTTGGAGTACTGTACTCCATGTTCACAGTCACATTATGGATGGCCCCTTCAATAGTTGCAGTTATTGGCATCAGAAGTTCATTTCTTTTCGCCTCAATCGGTTATAC ACTATACATAATTGCATTCAACGTAGAAGAAGCATGGGCGATCTATGGAGGAGCAATGCTCTGTGGATTTGGAGCAGGAATACTGTGGACAGCAGAAGGCAAATATCTCGTTCAAAACTCCGACCAAAGATTGATGGCAAGGAATGTTGGAATATTTTGGGTGTTTTTCGCCTTATC AACATTCTACGGAAATATCTACGCATATTTCGAGCTAGATGGAAAAGTATACATTGACAGAGCAACACGCCATCTTTTGATCTACGTTTTGACAGGCATATCAAGCGTATCCATATTGATGTTCATGCTGTTGAGACCAGTGAAAAAAGAACAGGAAATAGCAGAGTCAGAAGGGCCTATCACAGCGCTGAAGAAGACATGGGCTGTTTTCACCACAAAGGATATGCTGATTCTCTGTATAATGTTCCTATATGTTG GTATGCAACAAGCCTTCGTAACTGGAATCTACAGCCCGTGTATTGGATTCACATTAAAATTCGGCACAGTATCCAAACAACTGGTTCCTCTCTCTGGTCTTTGCAGCGGCGTGGGGAGCTTGATAG GAGGATCAACTCAAATCCTGATGAGCGACCGAATTAGCCAGTACAGAGCAGGACGCAGCGTGGCAGCTCTGGTTGGTTTCGCATCTCAGCTGCTAGCATACTctctaattttattgaatttgcccAATTCATCAGTGTTCGGAAACACAAATGAGTTGGCCATCATTGAGAGCAG TACTTACATTGCATTGGCGTGCAGTGTCCTTCTGGGGTTGGGAGACAGCTGCTACAACACTCAGATCTACTCGTTGATGGCTGAGATGTTTCCCCACGACAGTGCGCAGTCATGTGCTCTCTACACATTCACCAAG GGAATTCTTGTGGCAGCAAGTTTCTATTGCTCAAACAGCCTGGGTCTGTACACCCAGCTGGCCATTCTAGCCCCCAGTGCAGCAGCAGCTGCCGTTGTCTACTGCTATGTCGACAGGATAACTGTGCAGAGGACAAGACCTCAACTCAAAATACCTATTAGTCCCAGTGAGGAGTTGGTTGGTCCAGCGTAG